One segment of Terriglobales bacterium DNA contains the following:
- a CDS encoding ABC transporter ATP-binding protein, which translates to MPAIEILGFQKNYTVGFWRKQQKTGLEPLYLSVEQNEVFGFLGPNGAGKTTTLKLLVGLIFPTEGTAKILGMDWRDPKVKSMIGFLPEQPYFYDHLSAPELLEYFAWLSGVPAAERKRRVDAVLERVRLADVGKLQLRKFSKGMLQRVGIAQAILHDPQVVILDEPMSGLDPVGRREVRDLINTLKDEGKTVFFSTHILADAESLCDRVAVIHKGELRGVGVVSELVTSAEKANQTEILWAGGETALPAIKALGAECKIHGPTTHAIVPVAELDRALEIIRNSRGQIISVNPVRSSLEDYFIQQIGEKPQSALEVAR; encoded by the coding sequence ATGCCAGCGATTGAAATTCTAGGGTTTCAGAAGAATTACACCGTGGGCTTTTGGCGGAAGCAGCAAAAGACCGGTCTTGAGCCTCTTTATCTCAGCGTAGAGCAAAACGAAGTTTTTGGCTTTCTGGGGCCCAATGGAGCCGGCAAAACCACGACCCTGAAACTGCTGGTGGGATTGATATTTCCGACCGAGGGGACAGCAAAAATTCTTGGTATGGATTGGCGCGATCCCAAAGTCAAAAGCATGATCGGCTTTCTTCCTGAGCAGCCCTACTTTTACGACCACCTTAGCGCACCCGAGCTGCTGGAGTATTTTGCCTGGCTTTCGGGCGTTCCCGCGGCTGAGCGCAAGCGCCGCGTGGACGCGGTTCTGGAGCGGGTGAGGCTTGCGGATGTGGGCAAGTTGCAGCTCCGAAAGTTTTCCAAAGGCATGTTGCAACGGGTTGGCATAGCGCAGGCAATCCTGCACGATCCGCAGGTGGTAATTCTGGATGAGCCCATGTCGGGGTTAGATCCCGTCGGCCGGCGAGAGGTCCGGGACCTTATTAACACCCTGAAAGATGAAGGCAAAACGGTGTTTTTTTCCACCCATATTCTCGCCGATGCCGAATCGCTCTGCGACCGCGTAGCGGTGATTCATAAGGGCGAGCTGCGAGGTGTAGGCGTGGTTTCGGAGCTCGTAACCAGCGCCGAAAAAGCGAATCAAACGGAAATCCTCTGGGCCGGCGGTGAGACAGCACTGCCGGCAATCAAGGCCTTGGGAGCGGAATGCAAGATCCATGGCCCTACCACGCACGCCATTGTGCCAGTAGCGGAACTCGACCGGGCGCTGGAAATTATCCGCAATTCTCGCGGGCAGATTATTTCTGTTAACCCTGTGCGTTCCAGTCTGGAAGACTACTTCATTCAGCAAATCGGAGAAAAGCCCCAATCTGCACTGGAGGTCGCACGATGA
- a CDS encoding ABC transporter permease → MTQRIAAIAANTFREAVRDRVLYNLILFALLLVAAAVLFGQISLDIERIVVINLSLTSISIFGVVIAIFIGTQLVSKEIEKKTLYTVLARPVRRWEFIIGKFFGLIETLGVNTFFMALGFYAALFYVSHGLHPSDLNILLAIYFIVLQFVIVIALALLFSSFSTPIFSAIFAFALFVIGTFADDLKNFAKLSEGTVHWVIAGVAYALPNFGSLNVISSVAHDQPITFALFANNTLYAALYSCAVVSGAVLIFERRNLK, encoded by the coding sequence ATGACCCAGCGTATTGCCGCCATTGCTGCGAATACCTTTCGTGAAGCCGTTCGCGACCGGGTGCTTTACAACTTGATCTTGTTTGCGCTCTTGCTTGTAGCTGCGGCAGTTCTTTTCGGCCAGATTTCACTGGATATCGAGCGAATTGTAGTCATCAACCTGAGCCTGACTTCCATTTCGATTTTTGGCGTTGTCATTGCGATTTTTATCGGCACTCAACTGGTTTCCAAGGAAATTGAAAAGAAGACGCTCTATACCGTCCTGGCGCGGCCAGTCCGCAGATGGGAATTTATTATCGGCAAATTTTTTGGACTCATTGAAACCCTGGGAGTGAATACGTTCTTCATGGCATTGGGTTTTTATGCCGCACTTTTCTATGTCTCTCACGGCCTTCACCCATCAGATTTAAATATCCTGCTGGCAATTTATTTTATTGTGCTGCAATTCGTCATTGTCATCGCTCTTGCGCTTCTGTTCTCCTCTTTTTCGACCCCTATTTTTTCCGCAATTTTCGCATTTGCGTTGTTTGTCATCGGCACCTTCGCCGATGATTTGAAGAATTTCGCCAAACTTTCCGAGGGAACGGTGCATTGGGTCATAGCCGGGGTGGCTTATGCGTTACCCAATTTCGGTTCTTTAAATGTAATTTCGTCGGTGGCGCATGATCAACCCATCACCTTCGCACTTTTTGCGAATAACACCCTGTATGCCGCACTGTACTCGTGCGCGGTTGTGTCTGGGGCTGTTCTCATCTTCGAGCGCCGAAACCTCAAATGA
- a CDS encoding outer membrane lipoprotein carrier protein LolA — protein sequence MYRIEPKFFWKVLVLAGLFCGTAVLSLAQMPVSEFAAHVDDHYNRMHTLRAKFAEEYQGAGLTRLEKGTLILKKPGKMRWEYNSPRPKLFITDGKTAYFYVPGEQQVRKTEVKALDDVRSPLRYLLGKTRLEKELTGLSFATDETPITAGHRMLRGAPKSMGDQISDVLLEITPQYEIVRIVIHENDGSRTEFRFENLEENAEAGDYLFDFSPPHGVEVLEGNSLAP from the coding sequence ATGTACAGAATTGAGCCGAAATTCTTCTGGAAGGTGCTGGTCTTAGCTGGGTTGTTCTGCGGAACGGCCGTCCTAAGCCTTGCCCAGATGCCAGTTTCTGAATTTGCGGCCCACGTGGATGACCATTACAACCGCATGCATACTCTGCGGGCGAAGTTCGCGGAAGAGTACCAAGGCGCCGGTTTGACGCGCTTGGAGAAGGGCACACTTATCCTGAAGAAGCCCGGGAAAATGCGCTGGGAGTACAACTCTCCCCGTCCCAAGCTTTTCATCACGGATGGTAAGACCGCTTATTTTTATGTCCCAGGAGAGCAACAGGTCCGCAAGACAGAGGTCAAGGCACTGGATGACGTGCGCTCGCCATTGCGTTACCTGTTAGGCAAGACCAGGCTGGAAAAGGAATTGACGGGCCTCTCGTTTGCAACCGATGAAACACCAATAACAGCGGGCCACAGGATGTTGCGGGGTGCCCCAAAATCTATGGGCGATCAGATTTCCGATGTGTTGCTCGAAATCACTCCTCAATATGAAATTGTTCGCATTGTCATTCATGAGAATGACGGCTCAAGGACAGAATTCCGCTTCGAGAACCTGGAAGAAAATGCGGAAGCAGGCGATTATCTGTTTGATTTCAGCCCACCCCATGGAGTCGAGGTTCTCGAGGGCAACAGCCTTGCTCCCTAG
- a CDS encoding type II secretion system F family protein encodes MPEFLVKLADERGHVTEQVESAHNESEVRDRFSQRGLYIQSIRSRGLLAGGKVNFSQRRRIKLQEFVVFNQQFYTLIHAGLPILTGLKLLAQRQRNPYFRSLLEDVRLRVQGGEPLSAAFTAQKVFPRIYTTTLLAGEKSGNLEEVLMRYISYQRVTLTIRKKLLSSLVYPTLLIVAVTVVLTYLITFVVPKFGELYGQLDAQLPAITVFMLNLGTIAQKYFWIIGSAVAFLILFVMRWRKTQSGAERIDRLRLKLPFLGEIWLKYQIAMFSRTLATLLAGGLPLVTCLETAAGSMESRLIANAVSDVTVKVREGQPLASSLESTKVFPDMAVEMIEVGESTGALRPMLNSVAEFFEEDVQTTMAAAMSLIEPVILIGMAIIVGGVLISLYMPIFSLGANGNLGH; translated from the coding sequence ATGCCCGAATTTCTGGTTAAGCTGGCCGATGAGCGTGGCCATGTGACCGAGCAGGTAGAAAGCGCTCACAACGAATCTGAAGTCCGCGACCGTTTTTCACAGCGGGGGTTGTATATTCAATCCATCCGCTCCCGCGGCCTGCTGGCCGGAGGAAAGGTCAATTTTTCCCAGCGCCGGCGCATCAAGCTCCAGGAATTCGTTGTTTTCAATCAGCAATTTTATACGCTCATTCATGCCGGCTTACCTATTTTGACTGGGCTCAAACTGCTGGCGCAGCGGCAAAGGAACCCTTATTTCCGGTCGCTCCTGGAGGATGTCCGCTTACGTGTGCAGGGAGGAGAGCCACTTTCAGCCGCCTTTACGGCACAGAAAGTGTTTCCCCGTATTTACACGACAACCCTGCTGGCAGGTGAAAAGAGCGGAAACCTGGAAGAAGTGCTGATGCGTTATATCTCGTACCAGCGGGTAACATTAACGATTCGCAAGAAGCTGCTTTCGTCTTTGGTCTATCCGACGCTTCTGATCGTGGCGGTCACTGTGGTCCTGACTTACCTCATCACCTTTGTTGTACCCAAATTCGGTGAACTCTACGGGCAATTGGATGCCCAACTCCCGGCCATTACAGTTTTCATGTTGAATCTTGGCACGATAGCCCAAAAATATTTTTGGATTATTGGATCTGCTGTCGCCTTCCTCATTCTGTTTGTAATGCGATGGAGAAAAACACAGTCTGGGGCAGAGCGCATTGACCGCCTGCGTCTCAAGCTGCCGTTTCTGGGCGAGATCTGGCTGAAATACCAGATTGCCATGTTTTCCCGGACCCTGGCGACGCTCCTGGCCGGCGGCTTGCCCCTGGTTACCTGTCTTGAGACCGCTGCCGGTTCTATGGAAAGCAGGCTGATCGCGAATGCGGTTTCTGACGTAACCGTCAAGGTGCGGGAAGGGCAACCCTTGGCCAGCAGCCTGGAAAGCACTAAAGTATTTCCCGATATGGCGGTAGAGATGATTGAGGTGGGAGAGTCCACAGGAGCTCTGCGGCCCATGTTGAATTCGGTCGCTGAATTCTTTGAAGAAGATGTGCAAACTACTATGGCTGCGGCCATGTCACTGATCGAGCCTGTTATTTTGATCGGAATGGCCATTATCGTGGGCGGTGTGCTGATATCCTTGTACATGCCCATCTTTAGTCTCGGAGCCAATGGCAATCTTGGACACTAA
- a CDS encoding GspE/PulE family protein: MPDNKSLFVNGVADGMILTGSADEEYSRAHDLARRYRSEFIDLRNFHIQHELFRSIPVDLMFRYNFVPLENLSDGRLAIAMADPSRLMMIDEIGLLLGKPILTKVATLSQINDILKKTEQSQRVLEEAGEGFALDVIRDSENGDETISIERITADEDMSPIIRLVDTTIFTALQRRASDIHIETRDDSVVIKYRIDGVLQQAMQSIAKEHHSTIISRIKVMSELDISERRVPQDGRFRVRYSGRPIDFRVSIMPSIHGEDAVLRVLDKESMSEKFRNLTLDVVGFSAEDIKRFRMFIAEPYGMVLVTGPTGSGKTTTLYAGLNEIKTDEDKIITIEDPVEYQIRGVTQIPVNEKKGLTFARGLRSILRHDPDKIMVGEIRDQETAQIAIQSALTGHLVFTTVHANNVVDVLGRFMNMGVDPYNFVSALNCILAQRLVRIICDSCKTPVRYPADVLEASGLNQPEWRDFSFSEGPGCIECAGTGFKGRTAIHELLDLSDRIREMILSRRPSSEIRKAAHEEGMQFLRESALAKVRAGITTLKEINKVTFIETSR, translated from the coding sequence ATGCCAGATAACAAATCTTTGTTCGTCAACGGTGTGGCTGATGGAATGATCCTCACCGGAAGTGCTGACGAAGAATACTCGCGCGCACACGACCTGGCGCGCCGCTACCGCAGCGAGTTCATTGATCTTCGTAATTTCCATATTCAGCACGAGTTGTTCCGTTCGATCCCGGTGGATTTAATGTTCCGCTACAATTTCGTGCCCCTGGAAAATCTCTCCGATGGGCGGCTGGCCATCGCCATGGCTGATCCGAGCCGGCTGATGATGATTGATGAGATCGGGCTGCTGCTGGGCAAGCCCATCCTCACTAAGGTGGCCACGCTCTCGCAAATCAACGACATTCTGAAGAAGACCGAGCAATCGCAGCGTGTGCTGGAAGAAGCCGGCGAAGGATTTGCCCTGGATGTCATTCGGGACAGCGAAAATGGAGATGAAACCATCTCCATCGAGAGAATCACTGCCGATGAGGACATGAGCCCCATCATCCGGCTCGTGGATACTACGATCTTTACCGCACTGCAGCGTCGGGCGAGTGATATTCACATCGAGACCCGGGATGATTCCGTGGTCATCAAATACCGGATTGACGGCGTGCTGCAGCAGGCCATGCAGTCGATTGCCAAGGAGCACCATTCCACCATCATTTCCCGCATCAAGGTCATGAGTGAACTCGATATCTCTGAGCGCCGCGTTCCCCAGGACGGCCGCTTCCGCGTGCGATACAGCGGGCGTCCCATTGATTTTCGTGTTTCTATCATGCCCTCGATTCATGGCGAGGACGCTGTGCTGCGCGTGCTCGACAAGGAATCCATGAGTGAGAAGTTCCGCAATCTTACCCTGGATGTTGTGGGTTTCAGCGCTGAAGATATCAAGCGCTTCCGGATGTTCATCGCAGAGCCCTATGGCATGGTGCTGGTCACCGGCCCCACGGGCAGCGGAAAAACCACTACGCTGTATGCTGGGTTGAACGAAATCAAGACCGACGAAGACAAGATCATCACGATTGAAGATCCGGTGGAGTACCAGATTCGCGGCGTCACCCAGATTCCGGTGAACGAGAAAAAGGGCCTCACATTTGCCCGCGGATTGCGTTCCATTTTGCGCCACGACCCCGATAAGATCATGGTCGGCGAGATTCGCGACCAGGAGACAGCGCAGATCGCCATACAGTCGGCGCTCACTGGCCACCTGGTTTTCACTACGGTACACGCTAACAACGTAGTGGACGTGCTGGGGCGATTCATGAATATGGGCGTGGACCCTTACAACTTTGTCTCTGCGCTCAACTGCATTCTGGCCCAGCGGCTGGTGCGCATCATCTGCGATTCCTGCAAGACCCCGGTGCGCTATCCGGCAGATGTCCTGGAGGCCAGCGGGCTCAATCAACCGGAGTGGCGTGATTTTAGCTTCTCCGAGGGGCCTGGCTGCATTGAGTGCGCTGGAACCGGCTTCAAAGGCCGTACAGCGATCCATGAGCTTTTGGATCTGAGCGACCGCATCCGCGAGATGATTCTTTCCCGCAGGCCCAGTTCGGAAATCCGCAAGGCGGCCCACGAGGAAGGCATGCAATTCCTGCGCGAATCGGCTTTGGCTAAGGTCAGAGCTGGAATTACTACCCTGAAAGAAATCAACAAGGTCACCTTCATCGAGACATCACGCTAA
- a CDS encoding PilN domain-containing protein, translating to MRLNINLASHPYEDAGNFYRRWGAALGLLALVTIVLIAVAIHEWTSTRSISIQIAAIQKQISDLDDEKNQARVILNRPENRGTRDRAAFVNGLIAIKSFAWSQVFSDMETLMPTRVHIVSIEPKLDKESQIEVTITAAGDSRDKGIELLQNLEKSRYFRNAILRIENTQQPQPGGDTMKFELRAYYVPQLHVPEKEKGPHSSKPAVGSKTPAGNNHTVISANRGNGAE from the coding sequence ATGCGTTTGAACATCAATCTCGCTTCACACCCGTATGAGGACGCAGGTAATTTTTATCGCCGTTGGGGAGCAGCTTTGGGGTTGCTGGCGCTGGTGACAATTGTATTGATCGCGGTTGCCATCCACGAATGGACGAGCACGCGCTCCATCTCAATACAGATTGCAGCCATTCAAAAGCAAATCAGCGACCTGGATGACGAAAAAAATCAGGCGCGAGTTATCCTGAACCGCCCGGAAAACCGCGGTACGCGCGATCGAGCGGCTTTCGTGAACGGGCTCATTGCCATAAAGTCTTTTGCCTGGTCGCAGGTCTTTTCAGACATGGAGACCCTCATGCCGACGCGGGTGCATATTGTTTCCATCGAGCCCAAACTGGATAAAGAAAGCCAAATCGAGGTAACAATCACGGCGGCGGGCGACTCCCGCGACAAAGGCATTGAATTGCTGCAGAATCTGGAAAAGTCGCGCTATTTCCGCAATGCGATTCTGCGTATAGAAAACACACAGCAGCCCCAGCCTGGCGGTGACACCATGAAATTTGAGCTGCGCGCGTATTACGTTCCACAATTACACGTGCCCGAGAAAGAAAAAGGACCACACAGCAGCAAGCCTGCCGTGGGCAGCAAAACTCCCGCCGGTAACAACCATACTGTAATTTCCGCCAACCGGGGAAATGGTGCAGAATAG
- a CDS encoding iron-sulfur cluster assembly accessory protein: MASTTTTTNVETAPAPAKTAPLNLTPNAIVKVKEIMAQQNPVPAGLRVGVVGGGCSGFSYSMAFENAAGMMDKTFNFEGLKVFVDATSLMYLNGCIVDYVDTLEGSGFKFENPNVKSTCGCGSSFNV; the protein is encoded by the coding sequence ATGGCGTCTACAACCACAACAACGAATGTTGAAACCGCTCCGGCCCCTGCAAAGACTGCGCCCCTCAACCTGACACCGAACGCAATTGTCAAGGTGAAGGAGATCATGGCCCAGCAAAACCCGGTCCCGGCTGGACTGCGCGTAGGCGTGGTTGGCGGCGGGTGTTCCGGCTTTTCCTATTCCATGGCCTTCGAGAACGCGGCTGGAATGATGGATAAAACCTTTAACTTTGAAGGCCTCAAAGTTTTCGTTGATGCTACTTCATTGATGTACCTGAACGGTTGCATAGTTGATTATGTGGACACGCTTGAAGGTTCAGGCTTCAAGTTTGAGAACCCGAACGTAAAGAGCACTTGCGGCTGCGGCTCCTCATTCAACGTGTAA
- the pilB gene encoding type IV-A pilus assembly ATPase PilB, with product MSQRLGDLLVKEKVITPEQLDQAIRMQKESGSRLGSALVKLGFLSDEDVTNFLSRQYGVPAINLSYFEIDGSVVKLVPYDTAKRYQILPLSRVGASLTIAMVDPTNVFAMDDIKFMTGFNIEPVVASEAAIMEGIEKAYSVSHEEDLEKVMASVTDMDADVELSAEEQDLGLDQLEKQAEEAPIVKLVNIILSDAVKRGASDIHIEPYEKEYRVRFRIDGMLQPIMNPPLRMKDAITSRIKIMAKLDISEKRLPQDGRIMLKMNIGGKKKQLDYRVSTLPTLWGEKVVMRLLDKENLRLDMTKLGFEQESLTKFEKAILKPYGMVLVTGPTGSGKTNTLYSSISRLNQPDTNIMTAEDPVEFQLNGVNQVQMKESIGLNFATALRAFLRQDPNIILVGEIRDFETAEIAIKAALTGHLVLSTLHTNGAPETISRLMNMGIEPFLVATSVHMIVAQRLVRRVCKDCAEALDLPVQTLIEAGFTPEEAKKTKPKKGKGCSVCNSTGYKGRCGLYEVMEVDDEIRELILVGASAVELKKKAIERGMLTLRRSGLVKIMEGVTTLEEVARETIH from the coding sequence ATGTCCCAGCGGTTGGGAGACCTGCTTGTTAAAGAGAAGGTCATTACTCCGGAGCAACTAGACCAGGCCATTAGGATGCAAAAAGAGAGTGGCTCCCGCCTGGGGTCTGCTCTCGTGAAGCTTGGTTTTCTCTCCGACGAAGATGTAACCAACTTTCTTTCGCGCCAATACGGTGTTCCGGCCATTAATCTTTCTTATTTTGAAATTGATGGTTCAGTTGTGAAGCTGGTGCCTTATGACACCGCGAAACGCTACCAGATTCTTCCCTTGAGCCGCGTAGGGGCGTCGCTCACGATCGCCATGGTTGACCCTACTAACGTATTTGCCATGGATGATATCAAGTTCATGACCGGCTTCAATATCGAGCCGGTGGTGGCCTCCGAGGCTGCCATCATGGAGGGGATTGAAAAGGCCTATAGCGTCTCGCACGAGGAAGATCTGGAAAAGGTGATGGCCTCGGTAACCGATATGGATGCCGATGTCGAGCTGTCTGCGGAAGAGCAGGACCTCGGCCTTGATCAACTGGAAAAGCAGGCGGAAGAGGCCCCGATCGTCAAGCTGGTCAACATTATTCTCTCCGACGCGGTGAAACGTGGCGCCAGTGATATCCATATTGAGCCCTACGAAAAGGAATATCGCGTACGCTTTCGCATTGACGGCATGCTGCAACCCATCATGAATCCACCGTTGCGCATGAAGGACGCCATTACTTCCCGCATCAAGATCATGGCCAAGCTGGATATCAGCGAAAAACGCCTGCCGCAAGACGGGCGCATCATGCTCAAGATGAACATCGGAGGAAAGAAAAAACAGCTCGACTATCGCGTGAGCACCCTGCCTACTCTGTGGGGTGAAAAGGTCGTCATGCGGTTGTTGGACAAGGAAAATCTGCGCCTCGATATGACTAAACTCGGTTTCGAGCAGGAATCGCTGACGAAATTCGAGAAGGCCATCCTCAAGCCCTACGGCATGGTCCTAGTCACCGGCCCGACGGGTTCGGGTAAGACCAACACGCTTTACTCTTCCATCTCTCGCCTGAACCAGCCGGATACCAACATTATGACCGCTGAAGACCCGGTCGAATTTCAGCTCAATGGTGTCAACCAGGTGCAGATGAAGGAATCCATTGGCTTGAACTTTGCCACAGCCTTGCGCGCTTTTTTGCGGCAGGACCCGAACATCATCCTGGTGGGCGAGATTCGCGATTTTGAAACCGCTGAAATCGCCATCAAGGCCGCTCTTACCGGACACCTGGTGCTTTCCACGCTGCATACCAACGGCGCCCCTGAGACCATCAGCCGCCTGATGAACATGGGAATTGAGCCCTTCCTGGTGGCGACCTCGGTGCATATGATTGTGGCGCAACGTCTGGTGCGCCGTGTGTGTAAAGACTGCGCAGAAGCGCTTGATTTGCCTGTGCAGACGCTGATCGAGGCTGGATTCACTCCGGAAGAGGCTAAAAAGACCAAACCCAAGAAGGGAAAAGGTTGTTCCGTTTGTAACAGCACAGGTTACAAAGGCCGCTGTGGTCTTTATGAGGTAATGGAAGTTGACGATGAGATCCGCGAATTAATTCTTGTGGGTGCGTCGGCGGTTGAACTCAAGAAGAAAGCCATTGAGCGCGGCATGCTTACCCTGCGGCGCAGCGGACTGGTGAAGATCATGGAAGGCGTGACCACACTGGAAGAAGTGGCGCGCGAGACCATCCATTAA
- a CDS encoding type IV pilus twitching motility protein PilT, protein MTATLSELLRKMLEMNGSDLHITTNSPPQVRVHGHLVPLDMPPLTPAETKQLAYSVLTDAQKHRFEENLELDFSFGLKGLARFRGNLFNQRGATGAVFRVIPFEIKSFLQLGLPAIVSKLCEKPRGLILVTGPTGSGKSTTLAAMVDKINTERHDHIITIEDPIEFVHQNKSCLVNQREVHADTKSFTDALRAALREDPDVVLIGEMRDLETIESALRIAETGHLTFGTLHTNSAASTINRVIDVFPAHQQPQIRAQLSLVLEGILCQSLLAKVGGQGRCMAMEIMVPNAAIRNLIREDKIHQIYSAMQSGQDKFGMQTFNQSLATLYFQKQITLEIAMQRSSMPDELQEMINRGVGLVTKQNTPAVAVKR, encoded by the coding sequence ATGACAGCCACACTAAGCGAACTGCTTCGAAAAATGCTGGAGATGAACGGAAGCGACCTCCACATCACCACCAATTCGCCACCGCAAGTGCGGGTCCACGGTCACCTGGTACCGCTCGATATGCCGCCGCTTACCCCTGCGGAGACCAAACAGTTGGCCTACAGTGTGCTGACCGACGCGCAGAAGCACCGCTTTGAAGAAAACCTGGAGTTGGATTTCTCCTTCGGTTTAAAGGGGCTGGCGCGCTTCCGCGGCAATCTTTTTAACCAGCGCGGGGCGACCGGCGCGGTATTTCGCGTGATCCCATTCGAGATCAAGTCGTTTTTGCAACTGGGGCTGCCTGCAATTGTCTCCAAGCTTTGTGAAAAACCTCGCGGTTTGATCCTGGTTACCGGCCCTACCGGTTCCGGCAAATCCACAACCCTGGCGGCGATGGTTGACAAGATTAATACCGAGCGCCACGACCACATCATCACCATCGAAGATCCCATCGAGTTCGTGCATCAGAATAAAAGCTGCCTGGTCAACCAGCGCGAAGTGCACGCCGATACAAAATCATTCACCGATGCGCTCCGGGCTGCGTTGCGCGAAGATCCCGATGTGGTGTTGATCGGCGAAATGCGCGACCTGGAGACCATTGAATCGGCGTTGCGCATTGCTGAAACCGGTCACCTGACGTTCGGTACCTTACATACCAACTCAGCGGCTTCCACCATTAACCGCGTCATTGACGTATTCCCGGCGCACCAGCAGCCACAAATCCGCGCGCAACTTTCCCTGGTGCTGGAAGGGATTTTGTGCCAATCGCTGCTGGCCAAGGTCGGCGGTCAAGGCCGCTGCATGGCCATGGAAATCATGGTTCCTAATGCCGCCATTCGCAATCTCATCCGCGAAGACAAGATTCACCAGATTTATTCGGCCATGCAATCCGGACAGGACAAGTTTGGAATGCAGACCTTCAATCAGTCACTGGCTACGCTGTATTTTCAAAAGCAGATTACGTTAGAGATAGCCATGCAACGCTCATCCATGCCTGATGAGTTGCAGGAAATGATCAACCGTGGCGTGGGCCTGGTTACGAAGCAGAATACTCCGGCTGTAGCCGTGAAACGCTAA
- a CDS encoding type II secretion system F family protein has product MPVFTFTGKTATGEKVSGDRNATTKQDLQNQLRRERITASAIKEKGKEFNLPTIGRGSVPTKDIAIFFRQFSVMIDAGLPLVQCLEILAANQENMTFQKCLTGVRTTVEGGSTLANAMRGYPKIFDDLATNMIEAGETGGILDVILQRLATYVEKAVKLRAAVRSALVYPTAVISIATIIVAGLLKWVVPIFANLFAGLDVTLPLMTRVVIGLSEVIGKFGWIFVLLLIIAGVAIKYSRTTPQGRFFFDNLLLKLPVLGQILRKIAVARFTRTLGTLITSGVPILEGLTITARTSGNAVLEQSIMKVRKAVEEGRTIVDPLRESGVFPNMVVQMIGVGEATGAMDAMLQKIADFYEDEVDAAIKDMLTLMEPLLIGFLGVVVGGIVISLYLPLFSMIAKLAG; this is encoded by the coding sequence ATGCCAGTATTTACATTTACAGGAAAAACTGCCACAGGTGAAAAAGTCTCGGGCGACCGCAATGCTACCACCAAGCAGGATTTGCAGAACCAACTTCGCCGCGAACGCATCACTGCGAGTGCGATCAAGGAAAAGGGCAAGGAGTTCAACCTGCCCACGATTGGCAGAGGCAGTGTCCCCACGAAGGACATCGCCATTTTCTTCCGGCAGTTCTCGGTCATGATAGATGCTGGTCTTCCGCTGGTTCAGTGCCTGGAAATTCTGGCTGCCAACCAGGAAAATATGACCTTCCAAAAATGTTTGACCGGTGTCCGGACGACGGTGGAAGGTGGTTCTACGCTGGCCAATGCCATGCGCGGGTATCCCAAGATTTTCGATGATCTGGCCACGAATATGATTGAAGCCGGCGAAACCGGCGGTATCCTCGACGTGATTTTGCAGCGGCTTGCAACCTATGTTGAAAAGGCGGTCAAACTGAGAGCGGCTGTACGGTCCGCGCTGGTGTATCCCACGGCCGTCATTTCGATTGCTACTATTATTGTGGCTGGCCTTCTAAAATGGGTTGTTCCTATTTTTGCCAATCTGTTTGCCGGCCTTGATGTCACATTACCTTTAATGACCCGTGTAGTTATCGGCCTCAGCGAGGTTATCGGTAAATTTGGCTGGATTTTCGTTCTTCTCCTCATCATCGCCGGAGTAGCAATCAAATATTCAAGAACCACCCCCCAAGGCCGATTTTTCTTCGATAACTTGCTTTTGAAACTGCCGGTCCTTGGCCAGATTCTGCGGAAGATTGCGGTCGCCCGCTTTACCCGTACTCTGGGAACACTGATTACTTCAGGTGTCCCGATTCTGGAAGGGCTTACTATTACAGCCCGTACCTCAGGCAATGCTGTTCTGGAGCAGAGCATCATGAAGGTACGCAAGGCAGTGGAAGAAGGCCGCACGATAGTTGATCCCTTGCGGGAGAGCGGCGTTTTCCCGAACATGGTGGTGCAAATGATCGGTGTGGGTGAAGCTACGGGCGCCATGGATGCGATGTTGCAGAAGATTGCTGACTTTTATGAAGACGAGGTGGATGCCGCCATCAAAGACATGCTCACGCTTATGGAACCACTCTTGATCGGATTCCTGGGAGTCGTGGTGGGCGGCATAGTGATTTCTCTTTATCTGCCGCTGTTCTCCATGATCGCCAAACTGGCAGGGTAA